One Thunnus albacares chromosome 12, fThuAlb1.1, whole genome shotgun sequence genomic region harbors:
- the riok1 gene encoding serine/threonine-protein kinase RIO1 has product MALVVPGQFDDAEEDSDQSEVRAVQSQVSDVTLQQDSEEEEDEEEEDDDDDDDDEEWAWRAAAGDLTKRYNRTSVNSQMNKQNPSNKTLPSSTPSDKALRKYEHKINLDKLNFADSVINKVTTKQKQKDADTYRVKDKSDRATVEQVLDPRTRMILFKMLSRGVISEINGCISTGKEANVYHASTVGGDSRAIKIYKTSILLFKDRDKYVSGEFRFRHGYCKGNPRKMVRTWAEKEMRNLIRLQTAGIPSPEPLLLRSHVLLMSFIGKDNMPAPLLKNAALSESKARELYLQVLQNMRKMFQDARLVHADLSEFNMLYHNGDAYIIDVSQSVEHDHPHALEFLRKDCSNVNEFFVKHGVAVMTVRELFDFITDPSITCHNIDQYLEKAMTIAAERTSEQRSDQDGVDEEVFKKAYIPRTLTEVSHYERDVDLMRAKEEESAISGHHDNVLYQTLTGLKKDLSGVQTVPALLEDECSSSSEEEEEEEEEEDEEEDQQQSEEAPMDKKEKKKKVKEAQREKRKTKVPKHVKKRKEKVSKMKKGR; this is encoded by the exons CGACCAATCAGAAGTGAGGGCTGTGCAGAGTCAGGTGAGTGATGTCACTCTGCAGCAGGacagcgaggaggaggaagatgaagaagaagaagatgatgatgatgatgatgatgatgaagagtgGGCGTGGCGAGCAGCGGCAGGTGATCTGACCAAACGATACAACAGGACGTCTGTCAACAgtcag ATGAACAAACAGAATCCGTCCAATAAGACGCTGCCGTCATCCACGCCGTCCGACAAAGCTCTGAGGAAATACGAACACAAGATCAATCtcg ATAAGCTCAACTTCGCTGACTCGGTGATCAATAAAGTGACGAcgaagcagaaacagaaagacgCCGACAC GTACCGAGTCAAGGACAAATCAGATCGCGCCACAGTGGAACAG GTTTTAGATCCTCGAACTCGAATGATTCTCTTCAAGATGCTGAGTCGAGGTGTCATCTCCGAGATCAACGGCTGCATCAGCACGGGCAAAGAG GCGAACGTGTATCACGCCAGCACGGTGGGCGGAGACAGCAGAGCCATCAAGATCTACAAGACCTCCATCCTGCTGTTCAAAGACCGAGACAAATACGTTAGCGGAGAGTTCAG GTTCCGCCATGGTTACTGTAAAGGAAACCCCAGGAAGATGGTGAGAACATgggcagagaaagagatgaggaaCCTCATCAG gctgcAGACGGCGGGGATCCCGAGTCCAGAACCTCTTCTGCTCAGGAGTCACGTTCTGCTGATGAGCTTCATTGGAAAAGACAACAT GCCGGCTCCTCTGCTGAAGAACGCTGCGCTGTCAGAGTCGAAAGCTCGGGAACTCTACCTGCAGGTTCTACAGAACATGAGGAAAATGTTCCAGGATGCTCGACTCGTCCACGCCGACCTCAGCGAGTTCAACATGCT ATATCACAACGGAGACGCTTACATCATCGACGTGTCGCAGTCGGTGGAACATGATCATCCCCATGCTCTCGAGTTCCTCAGGAAAGACTGCAGCAATGTCAACG AGTTTTTTGTGAAACACGGCGTCGCGGTGATGACGGTCAGAGAGCTGTTTGACTTCATCACCGACCCGTCGATCACCTGCCATAACATCGATCAATACCTGGAGAAG GCGATGACGATCGCGGCGGAGCGGACGTCCGAGCAGCGGTCAGATCAAGATGGAGTGGATGAGGAG GTGTTTAAGAAGGCGTACATCCCGCGCACGCTGACGGAGGTCAGTCACTACGAGCGAGACGTCGACCTGATGAGGGCGAAGGAGGAGGAGTCGGCCATCAGCGGACACCATGACAAC GTTCTGTATCAGACGCTGACCGGACTGAAGAAGGACCTGTCTGGAGTCCAGACG gttcCTGCTCTGCTGGAGGACGAGTGCTCTTCATcctcagaggaggaggaggaagaggaggaggaggaggatgaagaggaggatcagcagcagagtgaggAAGCCCCGATGGACAAAAAG gagaagaagaagaaggtgaaagaagctcagagagaaaagaggaaaaccAAAGTCCCGAAACAcgtgaagaagaggaaggagaaagtgTCCAAGATGAAGAAGGGCAGATGA